The sequence below is a genomic window from Flavobacterium lipolyticum.
TCTTTAAATCTTCTTCATAAAAAGACTGAATTCCAATGCTTAAACGGTTTATAGGGCTTTTTGATAATTCTAAAATTCGCTCAGGAGATAAATCGTCGGGATTTGCTTCGAGTGTGATCTCCGGATTTTCTACAACATTGTAATGGTTGTAAATGGTCTCGATTAAAAAGTTGATCTCGTCATTACTCAAAACGGATGGGGTCCCGCCGCCAAAATAAATAGTTTCAATTTGATTGTCGCTTCGAGCGGAGTCCGTAAGGTTCAATTCATCTTTTCGCAGGATAATTTCTTTGGCTAAAGCCAAAACCATCTCGTCTTTCTTTTTCATTGAAGTCGAAAAATGAAAGTCGCAATAGTGGCAAGCCTGCTTGCAAAAAGGGATATGGATGTAGATGCCGCTCATGATTTTAGTCTCAGTTTTCAGTCCCGGTTTTCAGTCTCAGTATTTTTTAGTTGTAAACTGTGACTGCGACAGAAAACTATTTTTTAATTCGTTCTTCATTCTGTTTCACAAAAGCATCCCAACCCGAATAACTTTTACCGGCAATAACTTTACCGGAATTAAAATGATGACAAACGGCAGCCGCAAGACCATCTGTTGAGTCGAGGTTTTTGGGTAATTCTTTTAGGCCAAGAAGCTGCTGGAGCATTTTTGCGACCTGTTCTTTACTGGCATTTCCGTTTCCGGTAATCGCCATTTTGATCTTTTTAGGTTCGTACTCAGTGATGGGAATCCCTCTCGAGAGTCCCGCTGCCATTGCGACACCCTGTGCACGCCCTAATTTCAGCATCGATTGAACGTTTTTGCCGAAGAAAGGAGCCTCAATCGCTATTTCGTCAGGATGGTGCGTTTCTATAAGTTCGATAGTACGCTCAAATATGATTCTTAATTTTTGGTAATGATTGTCGTATTTGGATAATTGCAGTTCGTTAAGCTGCAGAAATTCCATTTTTTTATTAGTGACTTTAATTAATCCGAAACCCATAATGGTTGTTCCGGGGTCAATACCTAATATGATGCGTTCTTTTGTCAAGTTTTTTTGTTTCAGGTTTGATGTTTCACGTTCAAAGTTTATCAGTTTAGATGTCCCTTTGTTAGTATTACATTTTGTTCTTTATTCAGTATTTCTATTGATTGACAAATACTGTTGTATAAATTCCAAAACTTATCTTCGAAATCATCTTCTTGTTTTAATATATTTTCGGTTTCAGAATTATCTTCGTTATTTAAAATTGTACCATGACTTTCATAATAGGATGTCAAAAGAGTTCCGTTATCTGCTAAAACCCATCTGCAAGTGGCGATCCATGGATCAACGAAAAAATAATAAACTTTTGTGTTAAGCTCTTTCGAAAGAAATAAGGTCATTTGCTTTGTTTCTTCAAAATCCCAAACATTCCATATTAGATAACTCCATTCATTAATTTGGTCAAATAACATAAATGGTTTTGTGGTATTGTTTGAACTTTCATCAGATAAAAAAGACCAATCAAATTTTTCATCAAATTCTATAACTTCGGTATTTGATGCTTTTAAAACCTCTAATATGGAGCTTTTTGTTACATTTTCTATGCAAAAATGATGATTTACCAGTGAGCTAATTAAATTTCGTTTTTTATTTCCTGATTCTAACATTTCATTTTCCAATTTTCAAATTGCCACATTTTCAAATTGATTACTTTTGCGACATGATTTCAATTCCTCACAAAGCTAAGCAATTCCTTGTTCTTCTAATCAAACTTTTGATTGTAGGTGGTGCATTTTACTTTATTTATAATCAGTTGGCGCATAATGATCAATTGGACTGGCAAAAATTCATTGTGCTGTTTCGTAAAAATCAGTCTGTTTTAGGAATTGGGTTTATATTGCTTTTGAGTGTTTTGAACCGCTATTTCGAGATCCTGAAATGGCAAAATCTGGCTAAAGTAATTCATGAGATTTCTTTAGGAGAAGCCACAAAACAGGTATTGGCAGCTTTAACAGCCGGAATTTTTACGCCAAACGGAGTAGGAGAGTACGCCGGAAAAGCCTTGTATTATTCGAAATCAGACGCTAAAAAAGTAATTTTCTTAAACCTGATCTGCAACGGAATCCAGATGATCTTAACGGTAATTTTTGGGGTTTTTGGGTTATTGTATTTTAATGCCAAATATGAGATTATTACAACTCAAACGGTTGCTGTTTTGTTCGGGGGCTTTGTGTTGCTATTGGTTGTTTTGTTTTCCGTGAAGAAAATAAAAATTAAAGGATATTCGATCGAGAAATTAGTACATAAGATTAACGAAATCCCAAAATCAGTTCACCGTAAGAATATTGTTTTAGGAATTTTACGGTATTTGGTCTTTTCACATCAGTATTACTTTTTGTTCTTGGCTTTTGATGTTGATTTACCTTATTTTACTTTAATTGCTACCATTGCGGTAGTTTACTTCCTGGCTTCGTCACTGCCTACTTTTCAGTTTCTGGATTTTGCGGTAAAAGGAAGTGTTGCGATTTATTTCTTTGGAATTTTAGGGGTAAACGAGTGGATTGTAGTTTTTATCAGCACGCTGATGTGGTTTCTTAATGTGGTTTTACCGGTTGTTATAGGAGCTTATTATGTACTAAATTTTAAGACCAAAACAGCAGAATGATTTTGGTTTTGTCTATCATATTAGGTATTTATTTGATTGCCATTGGTTTGCTTATTTATGGATTTTTTAAAGTAAAAAAGTACCAAAATGCAGGTTTAAAACCTCAAACAAACTTTACGATTATAGTTCCGTTTCGGGATGAAGAAGAAAACTTACCTAATCTTTTGCGGTGTTTTTCGGAACTGAATTACCCTAATGATTTGTTTGAAGTTATTTTGGTAGATGATAATTCTAAGAAGAAATTTCAAGTTTCAAATTTCAAATTTCGCATTTCACAAATCGATAATGTCCGGGTTTCAAATTCTCCTAAAAAAGATGCTATCTCGACGGCCATGCAATTGGTGAAAACGGATTGGGTTGTTACTACAGATGCCGATTGCCTGGTGCCTGAGAATTGGTTGTTGACATTTGATAATTACATTCAGCAAAATAAGGTTTCGATGCTGGCAGGAGCTGTAACGTACGAATGCGAGAACTCTTTTTTGCACCATTTTCAGCAATTGGATTTAACGAGTCTGCAAGGTGCTACTATTGGAAGTTTTGGACTTCAAAGTGCTTTTATGTGCAACGGAGCCAATTTTGCGTATACTAAATCGCTGTTTCAAGATTTAAATGGATTTGAAGGGAATAGCAAAATTGCCAGTGGAGATGATGTGTTTTTACTGCAAAAAGCGGTTGGTTTATTTCCTGATGAAGTACATTATTTAAAGGCAACGGATGCAATTGTAAGCACAAAACCAACGGAGGACTGGAAGACCTTATTTTATCAAAGGGTTCGTTGGGCGGCCAAAACAAGTTCGTATCAAAGCAGCTTTGGAAAGCGATTAGGTCTTATTGTTTTCTTGGGAAACCTGAGTTTTGTAGTTGGGTTTTGTAGTGTTGTTTTTTCGATTTTGCCTTATTACTTCTTTGTTTTGTTGGCTTTTTCAAAATTCACAATCGATTATATTTTACTCTATGCTACGAACCGTTTTTTAGTGAAAGACAAAATAAAAAGTTTGTTCTTAAGTAATTTGTTATATCCTTTTTTCAGTTCGGCTGTGGCTTTGTACAGCTTGTTTGGCTCTTATGAATGGAAGGGAAGAAAGTTTACGAAATAAAATCTTCTACTACTAATAGGTAAAACAACTATTTTTTTTCTTTTGCCTTGAGAATGACAGGTAAGATAAATTGTGTTTTTACCGGAATTCCGCGTTTAAGTGCCGGATTTACTTTAGGGAAATCAACCAGGCGGGCATGTAGAATACTATCAATTTTAATAGTGTCGTAGGCAACAGAATCTTTAGGAAATTGAGGTTCGAATTTCATGGTTGAGTTTGGAAAAACGGTCACTTTCACTTCGATGGTGTCAAGTTCGGGATAGAGTATGGAAAGGGTGTCAATATCCAGTTTTTCCTGAATAAGTTGTGCCATTACCTCAAAAAAACATTGTTGACGCTGCTTTTTATCGTTAATTTTTTCGCAATTGGCAACAGATGGAAACTCATCAACTTCTTTCCAGTTAATCGATTTTAGTTCTTTTTGAAGTAATTCTTTTTCAGACGGGACCTTCTTCTCAAAATATTGACAAGAATGGAAAAATAGAATTACGAATAAAAGGAAAAGCTTCTTCAAGACTTTGATGTTGGATTGAATAAATAAATTAGAATATAAAAATACAATTATTTTTTTTGAGAAGCTTTGAATTGCAAATAATCTTCATAATTTTCCGACAGCCATTTTTCTTTGTTTTTTGCCGCAACTTCTTTTTCTTCAGGATATAAAGAAGCTAGTCGGTCAGAAAAAGCAGCAATACGAACGGTGTAATTGTAGTACTCCGTTTTGCTTAATACAATATTTGGATCATTTTTTCGATTAAAATATTCGAAGAATAAAGTATTAAAATCTTTCATCGAAAAGTTGAGCACTTTTTTCTTATTACTTTTATAAATGCTGTCTTGCAGAAGTCTGTCGTTTATTGAGAGAGTTTTAGTTTGGGCATGCAAATTGCTATTGATGACAAGGATCAGAAAACTACAGGAGATAAATTGCAAAAATTGACGCATTAACTTGTTCCTTTAGAAAGTTTGTAGATCAAATTTACAAAAAAAGATATGGATTTACTATTGTTGTTGCTGGGATTTATATGCATGATTGTTGGGATTTTTGGCAGTTTTCTGCCTGTATTACCCGGATTGTCGTCTTGCTGGGTGGGGCTGTTACTGCTGTACCTGACCAAAGCAGTTGAGAACAATTATTGGGTTTTAGGCATTACCCTTTTTCTAACGATTGTAATTACGATTCTTGATTATATCATCCCGGCAAAAGGGACTAAAAAATTTGGAGGGAGTTCGTATGGCGTGTGGGGAACTAACATTGGTTTAATTGTAGGTATTATTGCTCCTATTCCTTTTGGAGTTATTATTGGGCCTTTTGTAGGGGCTTTGGTTGGAGAGTTGATTTATGATTCGACCAATCATCAAAGAGCACTGAAAGCGGCAACAGGATCTGTTTTAGGCTTTTTGGCTTCGAGTTTTGTGAATTTTTTATGCTGCATTATTTTCCTGGGTATTTTTATTAGCATTGTCTGGCAAAATCGCTTATTACTGTTTTAAATCGCGTATTTATCCTTAAGCTTTTTCTTATTTTTTAATTTTTTATCAAAAAAATGTGATTTTTTTTTTGAGAGGATTTTTCTTTGTTTTGATAACGAATGGGTTATGTTTACTGGAGGTTGGGGATTTTTATGTTTAACAACTGTTTAGGCAATAATTCACCATTTAACTTATTTTTTGGAAATGTTAGAATATTTTATATTTTTATCCTGATAAACGATAAAAAGCCTCACTTCGTCGATTATTTTTAATGGATTTAAATAATTTCAAATAAGTTAAATATGACTCCTAACCTACAAATTGAACTTAGACGTTTTATTTCTTCTAATGTTGTTTCAAAGTTGAACAAGTTTTATTTTGAAAATGATGCACTTTTAATTAAAGGAATTGATGTTTCGATAGGTACGGTTTTAATGGGGTTGTACAACAGGGCGGAGGAGTCGGATTTTTACAAAGGAATTACTTCAATGATACAGGACGATTCCACTTTCTATCAGGAAGTCGATTTTACATCAGGACGTATTTTATCCGTTGACGATTGTTATCGATTAGAAGGGAATAGTTTGCTGAAAGAAATTTTTACCAATAAAAAAGGCAGGATTTCTGAAATGATTTCAAACGAAGTCGGAATCAAAAGTGAAACAGCCCGAGAGATTCTTAACTTTTCTGCTTTACTAGTCGTCTCTTATCTTAAGAATAATATCCAAATAGTAGAGAGTTTAAAATTGCTTTTAGAAGATCAAAAAAGAGATATTTTAAACAGTATTCCTCCCGGAATCAAAATTATCCTGGGTTTTTCCTGTTACGAAACAGTAGAAGAAAAAAACCAATCTATAGGAAGATCTATTTTTACTTTATTCGGTCATAACTTTTTCAGCTTCTAAAAAAAAATCCCGTCTTACAGCGTAAAACAGGATTTGTATTTAAATCAATTTGAGTAGTTTTTTATACGTTTTTCAAGTTGATAACTTCTTGGTCAGTTAAAAAACGCCAGTTACCTCTCGGTAAATTCTTTTTAGTTAAACCTGCAAACGATACACGGTCAATACGTAATACATCATAGTCAAAGTTTTCGAAAATAGCACGTACTACTTTTACATTCGAAGAACGTAATTTAAGACCTACTTCGCTTTTTGCTTCTTTTTCAATATAACTGATTTCTTCTACGAAAACACGGTGTCCGTCAAGAACTAAGCCTTTACTTATTTTTTCTAAATCTTCAAATTTCAAGTTTTTGTCTAAAGAAACCTGATAAATCTTAGATGATTTTTGATTTGGTAAAGTAAATTTACGAATCATGTCCGTGTCGTTAGTAAACAGCAATAAACCGGTTGTGTTTTTGTCCATTCTTCCAATCGGAGCAATTTTTGCCGTTGTAGAACCACGAACTAACTCTAAAACATTACGATATTCCTGACCTTCGTCAAGAGCAGTGGTAAAGTTTTTAGGTTTGTTTAATAAGATGTATTCTTTCTTTTCAGGAGTCAAAGTAACGCCGTCGAAATTTACAACATCATTTAATTTTACTAAATAACCCATTTCAGTTACCGGAACTCCATTTACTTTAACATTTCCGGACTGAATGTATATATCGGCATCACGACGAGAACAAACACCTGAATTTGAGATGTATTTGTTTAAACGAATTTCGTCTGAAGCTTTTTGTCTTTTTGGAGCCT
It includes:
- a CDS encoding glycosyltransferase family 2 protein — its product is MILVLSIILGIYLIAIGLLIYGFFKVKKYQNAGLKPQTNFTIIVPFRDEEENLPNLLRCFSELNYPNDLFEVILVDDNSKKKFQVSNFKFRISQIDNVRVSNSPKKDAISTAMQLVKTDWVVTTDADCLVPENWLLTFDNYIQQNKVSMLAGAVTYECENSFLHHFQQLDLTSLQGATIGSFGLQSAFMCNGANFAYTKSLFQDLNGFEGNSKIASGDDVFLLQKAVGLFPDEVHYLKATDAIVSTKPTEDWKTLFYQRVRWAAKTSSYQSSFGKRLGLIVFLGNLSFVVGFCSVVFSILPYYFFVLLAFSKFTIDYILLYATNRFLVKDKIKSLFLSNLLYPFFSSAVALYSLFGSYEWKGRKFTK
- the ruvC gene encoding crossover junction endodeoxyribonuclease RuvC; this translates as MTKERIILGIDPGTTIMGFGLIKVTNKKMEFLQLNELQLSKYDNHYQKLRIIFERTIELIETHHPDEIAIEAPFFGKNVQSMLKLGRAQGVAMAAGLSRGIPITEYEPKKIKMAITGNGNASKEQVAKMLQQLLGLKELPKNLDSTDGLAAAVCHHFNSGKVIAGKSYSGWDAFVKQNEERIKK
- a CDS encoding DUF456 domain-containing protein is translated as MDLLLLLLGFICMIVGIFGSFLPVLPGLSSCWVGLLLLYLTKAVENNYWVLGITLFLTIVITILDYIIPAKGTKKFGGSSYGVWGTNIGLIVGIIAPIPFGVIIGPFVGALVGELIYDSTNHQRALKAATGSVLGFLASSFVNFLCCIIFLGIFISIVWQNRLLLF
- a CDS encoding lysylphosphatidylglycerol synthase domain-containing protein; translated protein: MISIPHKAKQFLVLLIKLLIVGGAFYFIYNQLAHNDQLDWQKFIVLFRKNQSVLGIGFILLLSVLNRYFEILKWQNLAKVIHEISLGEATKQVLAALTAGIFTPNGVGEYAGKALYYSKSDAKKVIFLNLICNGIQMILTVIFGVFGLLYFNAKYEIITTQTVAVLFGGFVLLLVVLFSVKKIKIKGYSIEKLVHKINEIPKSVHRKNIVLGILRYLVFSHQYYFLFLAFDVDLPYFTLIATIAVVYFLASSLPTFQFLDFAVKGSVAIYFFGILGVNEWIVVFISTLMWFLNVVLPVVIGAYYVLNFKTKTAE
- a CDS encoding pseudouridine synthase — translated: MNNKEGNNKRGGSRPNSSRPNSNKPKPPMAKRAQGPKKVKPAVKAAEEEKAQKIKKQNQAPKRQKASDEIRLNKYISNSGVCSRRDADIYIQSGNVKVNGVPVTEMGYLVKLNDVVNFDGVTLTPEKKEYILLNKPKNFTTALDEGQEYRNVLELVRGSTTAKIAPIGRMDKNTTGLLLFTNDTDMIRKFTLPNQKSSKIYQVSLDKNLKFEDLEKISKGLVLDGHRVFVEEISYIEKEAKSEVGLKLRSSNVKVVRAIFENFDYDVLRIDRVSFAGLTKKNLPRGNWRFLTDQEVINLKNV
- a CDS encoding DUF937 domain-containing protein, which gives rise to MTPNLQIELRRFISSNVVSKLNKFYFENDALLIKGIDVSIGTVLMGLYNRAEESDFYKGITSMIQDDSTFYQEVDFTSGRILSVDDCYRLEGNSLLKEIFTNKKGRISEMISNEVGIKSETAREILNFSALLVVSYLKNNIQIVESLKLLLEDQKRDILNSIPPGIKIILGFSCYETVEEKNQSIGRSIFTLFGHNFFSF